The Frankiales bacterium nucleotide sequence GTCGGACCTGGTCGCCCAGACCCGCGCCACCACCGCCCCGATCGCCCGGAGCTGACCCTCCATCCGGGCCCGAGGCTCACTGGAGGCAGGAGGGTCCGAGCAGGGCCTTGAGGTCGGCGTAGAGGGCCGGGGTGCGCGTCACGCGGAGCCTGTCGTCGAGCCGCACGACGGTGGTGCGCGGCCCGTTGGTCATCGCGAGGCGCACCTCGGTGACGCCGGGGTGCGCGGCCAGGACGTCCTTGAACCGCTCGATCACCGGCGGGATGCAGCGCGCCGCCGGGATGGTGACCACCACCGGACCGCCCTCGTCGGTGGACAGGTCCGGGACGGTGACCTCCATCGCGATGAGCTTGGGCGCCTCCTCCTCGCTCTTGTCGAGGCGGCCCTTCACCAGCAGCACGGCGTCGGGCACGACGTGCGGGCCGACGAGCTGGTAGGTGGCCGGGAAGACCATGACGTCGATGGAGGCCTCGAGGTCCTCCAGCGACGCGATCGCCCACACGTTGCCCTGCTTGGTCACCTTGCGCTGCACGCTGGTGACCAGGCCGCCGACGGTGACCGTGCGGCCGTCGCCGACGTCGTCGGTGTGCAGCGCGGACACGGGCACGTCGGTGCTCGCGCTCAGCACGTGCTCGACGCCGTTGAGCGGGTGGTCGGACACGTAGAGCCCGAGCATCTCCCGCTCGTAGCCGAGCAGCGTGGCCTTGTCCCACTCCCCCGTCGGGATCGGCGGAGGCGCCCACATCTCGGCCGCGGCGTCGTCGTCCATGCCGCCGAACAGCGAGTCCTGCCCGATGGCCTCGTTGCGCTTGATGTCGAGGATCGAGTCGATGCGCTGCTCGTGCACCAGCAGCAGGCCCCGGCGCGACTCGCCGAGGGAGTCGAACGCCCCCGCCTTGATCAGGGACTCGACCACGCGCTTGTTGACGACGGTGACCGGCACCTTCTCGAGGAAGTCGTCGAACCCGGAGAACCGGCCCTTCTCCCGGCGCGCGCCGATGAGCGCCTCCACCACGTTGCCGCCGACGTTGCGGACCGCGGAGAGCCCGAAGCGGATGTCGGTGCCGCGCGGGGTGTAGTCGAAGTCGGAGTCGTTGACGTCCGGCGGCAGCACCTTGATGCCCATGCGGCGGCACTCGTTGAGGTAGACCGCGGACTTGTCCTTGTCGTCCTTGACGCTCTGGAGCAGCCCGGCCATGTACTCCGCCGGGTAGTTCGCCTTGAGGTACGCCGTCCAGTACGACACCAGGCCGTAGCCCGCGGTGTGGGCCTTGTTGAAGGCGTAGTCGGAGAACGGGACCAGGATCGACCACAGCTTGTCGATCGCGTCGCGGGAGTAGCCGTTGGCCAGCATGCCGTCGCGGAACGGCACGAACTCCTTGTCGAGGATCTCCTTCTTCTTCTTGCCCATCGCCCGGCGCAGCAGGTCCGCGCTGCCGAGGCTGTAGCCCGCGAGCTTCTGCGCGATCGCCATGACCTGCTCCTGGTAGACGATCAGCCCGTAGGTGTCGTCGAGGATCTCGGCCAGCGGCTCCGCGAGCTCCGGGTGGATCGGCTCCACCGGCTTGCGGCCGTTCTTGCGGTCGGCGTAGTCGTTGTGCGCGTTGGCGCCCATGGGGCCGGGGCGGTAGAGCGCGAGGACGGCGGAGATGTCCTCGAAGTTGTCCGGTGCCATCGAGCGCAGCAGGGCGCGCATCGGGCCGCCGTCGAGCTGGAACACCCCGAGGGTGTCGCCGCGGCCGAGCAGCTCGTAGGTGGCGCGGTCGTCGAGGTCGAGGTCCTCGAGCACCACGGTCTCGCCGCGGTTGCTCGCGATGTTGCGCAGGCAGTCGTCGAGGACGGTGAGGTTGCGCAGGCCCAGGAAGTCCATCTTGAGCAGGCCGAGGGTCTCGCACACACCCATGTCGAACTGCGTGATGATCGCGCCGTCCTGCTCGCGCCGCCAGATGGGGATGACGTCGATGAGCGGCTCGGAGCACAGGATCACGCCCGCGGCGTGCACGCCGGGCTGGCGCTTGAGCCCCTCGAGGCCCTTGGCGGTGTCGACCACCTTGCGGACGTCGGCGTCGGCCTCGTAGAGCGCCCGGAACTCCGTGGCCTCGTTGTGCCGCGGGTCGGACGGGTCGAAGATCCCGGCGAGCGAGATGTCCTTGCCCATCACCGACGGCGGCATCGCCTTGGTGATGCGCTCGCCGACCGCGAAGGGGTAGCCGAGCGCGCGGGCGGAGTCCTTGATCGCCGCCTTGGCCTTGATGGAGCCGTAGGTGACGATCTGGGCGACCCGCTCCTCGCCGTAGGTCTCGGTGGCGTAGCGGATCATCTCGCCGCGGCGGCGCTCGTCGAAGTCCATGTCGATGTCGGGCATCGACACGCGCTCGGGGTTGAGGAAGCGCTCGAACAGCAGGCCGTGCTTGATCGGGTCGAGCTCGGTGATGCCCAGCGCGTAGGCGATAAGCGCCCCGGCGGCCGAGCCGCGGCCCGGGCCCACGCGGATGCCGGACTCCTTGGCGTGGCGCACGAGGTCCGCGGTGACCAGGAAGTACCCGGGGAAGCCCATCTGGATGATGACGCCGACCTCGTACTCGGCCTGCCGGCGGTGGGTGTCCGGCACGCCCTCGGGGAAGCGCAGGGCGAGGCCGCGCTCGACCTCCTTGACCAGCCAGGACTCCTCGGTCTCGCCGGCGGGCACCGGGAACCGGGGCATGAGGTTGGCGCCCTCGGCGAACTGAACGTCGCAGCGCTCCGCGACCCACAGCGTGTTGTCGCACGCCTCGGGCAGCTCGGCGAACACCTCGCGCATCTCGGCCGCGGACTTGAGGTAGTAGTCGTGCCCGGGCAGCCGGAACCGCTTGGGGTCGTCCATGGTCGTGCGCGTGCCGATGCACAGCAGC carries:
- the dnaE gene encoding DNA polymerase III subunit alpha — its product is MTRRREAPTRGERTLSSQEFVHLHVHTEYSMLDGAARLGDLFAEASRMGMPALAMSDHGNVYGAYDFYKRGRAAGVKPIIGIEGYYAPQGRFERAPFDFGGGYDEGTGEDGESTAKGRQAYTHMTMWAESTQGLHNLFRLSSLSSLEGFYRKPRFDRELLETYGAGIIATTGCPSGEVNRWLQAGNYDRALAAAADYRDILGKDNYFCELMDHGLGIERRHREDLLRIARTLELPLLATNDLHYVYPGDGESHDVLLCIGTRTTMDDPKRFRLPGHDYYLKSAAEMREVFAELPEACDNTLWVAERCDVQFAEGANLMPRFPVPAGETEESWLVKEVERGLALRFPEGVPDTHRRQAEYEVGVIIQMGFPGYFLVTADLVRHAKESGIRVGPGRGSAAGALIAYALGITELDPIKHGLLFERFLNPERVSMPDIDMDFDERRRGEMIRYATETYGEERVAQIVTYGSIKAKAAIKDSARALGYPFAVGERITKAMPPSVMGKDISLAGIFDPSDPRHNEATEFRALYEADADVRKVVDTAKGLEGLKRQPGVHAAGVILCSEPLIDVIPIWRREQDGAIITQFDMGVCETLGLLKMDFLGLRNLTVLDDCLRNIASNRGETVVLEDLDLDDRATYELLGRGDTLGVFQLDGGPMRALLRSMAPDNFEDISAVLALYRPGPMGANAHNDYADRKNGRKPVEPIHPELAEPLAEILDDTYGLIVYQEQVMAIAQKLAGYSLGSADLLRRAMGKKKKEILDKEFVPFRDGMLANGYSRDAIDKLWSILVPFSDYAFNKAHTAGYGLVSYWTAYLKANYPAEYMAGLLQSVKDDKDKSAVYLNECRRMGIKVLPPDVNDSDFDYTPRGTDIRFGLSAVRNVGGNVVEALIGARREKGRFSGFDDFLEKVPVTVVNKRVVESLIKAGAFDSLGESRRGLLLVHEQRIDSILDIKRNEAIGQDSLFGGMDDDAAAEMWAPPPIPTGEWDKATLLGYEREMLGLYVSDHPLNGVEHVLSASTDVPVSALHTDDVGDGRTVTVGGLVTSVQRKVTKQGNVWAIASLEDLEASIDVMVFPATYQLVGPHVVPDAVLLVKGRLDKSEEEAPKLIAMEVTVPDLSTDEGGPVVVTIPAARCIPPVIERFKDVLAAHPGVTEVRLAMTNGPRTTVVRLDDRLRVTRTPALYADLKALLGPSCLQ